One genomic region from Pirellulales bacterium encodes:
- a CDS encoding pyridoxal phosphate-dependent aminotransferase: MPAISRILQALEPSATLAMAAKAKELAKGGKKVVDFSVGEPDFTTPQHICDAATAAMRAGHTHYTAASGIIELKQAVAAAYGKRHRLTYAPDQVVISNGAKHSLHNVFTALCNPGDEVIIPAPYWVSYAELVKLTGATPKIIPTREEDDFKLTPSQLRAALSPRATILLLCSPSNPTGSVYTPEELAALADIVLERNLLVVSDEIYERLIYAPHRFASFPTVRPGLQERTIVVNGVSKAYAMTGWRIGWTLSPKNVAVAMADLQSQETSNPSSISQYAALAAVEGPQECVERMLAEFAKRREFVAGRIREIPGLHCTEMAGAFYAFVNIREHLGRSYVGKRIENSAEWCLALLEQQNVATVMGSAFGAEGYARISFATSMENLREGFARIEGFVRGAE, translated from the coding sequence ATGCCCGCGATCTCTCGAATTCTGCAAGCGCTCGAACCCTCCGCTACGCTAGCCATGGCTGCCAAGGCCAAGGAACTTGCCAAGGGCGGCAAGAAGGTTGTCGATTTCAGCGTCGGCGAGCCCGATTTCACCACGCCGCAGCACATCTGCGACGCGGCCACCGCCGCCATGCGCGCCGGCCATACGCACTACACCGCCGCCAGCGGGATCATCGAGTTGAAACAAGCCGTGGCTGCGGCCTATGGCAAACGGCACCGCTTGACCTACGCGCCCGATCAAGTGGTGATCTCCAACGGCGCGAAGCATTCGCTGCACAATGTTTTCACCGCGCTTTGCAATCCGGGCGACGAAGTCATCATTCCGGCCCCGTATTGGGTCAGCTATGCCGAACTGGTGAAATTGACCGGCGCGACGCCGAAGATCATCCCGACGCGCGAAGAAGACGATTTCAAGCTCACGCCCAGCCAATTGCGAGCCGCGCTGTCGCCGCGAGCCACCATTTTGCTACTTTGCTCGCCCAGCAACCCGACCGGCAGCGTCTATACGCCGGAGGAATTGGCGGCGCTGGCGGATATCGTGCTCGAGCGGAATCTGCTCGTGGTCAGCGACGAGATTTACGAACGGCTGATTTACGCGCCGCACCGCTTCGCCAGTTTTCCGACGGTTCGCCCGGGCTTGCAAGAGCGCACGATCGTCGTCAACGGCGTGAGCAAGGCATACGCGATGACGGGTTGGCGAATCGGCTGGACGCTGTCGCCGAAGAATGTCGCAGTGGCGATGGCCGATTTGCAGAGCCAAGAGACGTCGAACCCTTCGAGCATCAGCCAATACGCCGCGTTGGCGGCCGTGGAAGGACCGCAGGAATGCGTCGAACGGATGCTCGCGGAGTTTGCCAAACGGCGCGAATTCGTGGCGGGGCGGATTCGCGAGATTCCGGGCCTGCACTGCACGGAGATGGCTGGAGCTTTTTATGCGTTTGTCAATATTCGCGAACATCTCGGCCGCAGCTACGTGGGCAAGCGGATCGAGAATTCGGCCGAGTGGTGTTTGGCGCTGTTGGAGCAGCAGAATGTCGCCACGGTGATGGGATCGGCGTTCGGCGCGGAAGGCTACGCGCGGATTTCGTTTGCCACGAGCATGGAGAATTTGCGCGAGGGGTTTGCGCGGATTGAAGGGTTTGTGCGCGGCGCGGAGTGA
- a CDS encoding aldo/keto reductase, protein MHSNPQRDPELRLIGQTDIRVAPVALGCWPLSGMTREGISAADAAATLDACFECDVNFFDTAYNYGLTGESETLIGRAIAGRRDRAVIATKCGIHWQPPRTMTLDAHPETLRRHFEESLRRLGADHVDLLYLHAPDPAVPLAESAGALGKLLQAGKTRAVGVSNVSLAQLKEFAAACPLSAYQPPYNMLQRQIEADTLPWCVENDVSVIVYWPLLKGLLAGKLPRDYVFPTTDSRHKYPPFQGLEWQRNQDFLDRLRPIAAETGRTLAQLAINWTIHRPGITAALCGATRPGQLRENAAAMGWSLSADQSARIDAALSERGAALMRAPV, encoded by the coding sequence ATGCACTCGAATCCGCAGCGCGATCCCGAGCTTCGGCTCATCGGACAGACCGATATCCGCGTTGCGCCAGTGGCCCTCGGATGCTGGCCGCTGTCGGGAATGACTCGCGAAGGAATTTCCGCGGCCGATGCGGCCGCGACGCTCGATGCTTGCTTCGAGTGCGACGTCAACTTTTTCGACACGGCCTACAATTACGGCCTGACAGGCGAAAGCGAAACGCTGATCGGCCGGGCAATCGCCGGGCGGCGAGATCGGGCCGTGATCGCCACCAAATGCGGCATCCATTGGCAGCCGCCGCGAACGATGACGCTCGACGCCCATCCCGAAACGCTCCGCCGCCATTTCGAGGAAAGCTTGCGCCGGCTTGGCGCCGATCACGTCGATCTGCTCTATCTGCACGCGCCCGATCCGGCCGTTCCGCTGGCCGAATCGGCGGGAGCGCTTGGCAAGCTTTTGCAAGCGGGCAAGACGCGGGCCGTGGGCGTGTCGAACGTTTCGCTTGCGCAGCTCAAAGAATTCGCGGCAGCTTGCCCCTTAAGCGCGTATCAGCCCCCCTACAACATGCTGCAACGCCAAATCGAAGCCGACACGCTCCCCTGGTGCGTCGAAAACGACGTGTCGGTGATCGTGTATTGGCCGCTGTTGAAGGGCTTGTTGGCAGGGAAATTGCCGCGCGACTACGTCTTTCCGACGACCGACAGCCGGCACAAATATCCCCCCTTTCAAGGACTCGAATGGCAAAGGAACCAAGACTTTCTCGATCGCCTACGGCCGATTGCCGCTGAAACCGGCCGAACGCTCGCCCAATTGGCGATCAATTGGACAATCCACCGCCCGGGCATCACCGCCGCATTGTGCGGCGCGACTCGGCCTGGGCAACTGCGCGAAAACGCCGCCGCGATGGGCTGGTCGCTCTCGGCCGATCAATCGGCCCGAATCGACGCGGCGCTCTCCGAGCGCGGCGCCGCCCTGATGCGAGCCCCGGTGTAG
- a CDS encoding pyroglutamyl-peptidase I, whose amino-acid sequence MKTVLITAFEPYDRWKTNASWLALVQLTQNLPARPKIVTRLYPVDFSTVKQRLGDDLATGFDYAIHLGQAPGSSRVQLEAIGINVGGSSTEAPDQYRALADDGPVAYRSPLPLGDWAVKLRAAGIPAQVSYHAGTYLCNATLYWSCYLTERMGLNTRAAFVHLPLDTSQVVSEPHGAASFPAALSAAALRLILGELA is encoded by the coding sequence ATGAAAACAGTGCTGATCACCGCGTTCGAGCCATACGACCGTTGGAAGACCAACGCCAGTTGGCTTGCGCTCGTGCAATTGACGCAGAATCTCCCGGCCCGGCCGAAAATCGTCACACGGCTCTATCCGGTCGATTTCAGCACCGTCAAGCAGCGACTCGGCGACGATCTGGCCACGGGATTCGACTACGCGATCCATCTTGGCCAGGCGCCCGGCTCCAGCCGCGTGCAGCTCGAGGCGATTGGGATCAATGTCGGCGGTTCGAGCACCGAAGCGCCGGACCAATATCGCGCGCTCGCCGACGACGGGCCCGTGGCCTACCGCAGCCCGTTGCCGCTGGGGGATTGGGCCGTGAAGCTGCGCGCCGCCGGCATACCGGCCCAGGTGTCGTATCACGCCGGCACGTATTTGTGCAACGCGACGCTCTATTGGAGTTGTTATCTGACGGAACGGATGGGCCTGAACACGCGGGCCGCGTTCGTGCATTTGCCGCTCGACACATCGCAAGTGGTCAGCGAGCCGCACGGCGCCGCATCGTTTCCGGCGGCACTGTCGGCTGCGGCACTCCGACTGATTTTGGGCGAGCTCGCGTGA
- a CDS encoding aldo/keto reductase yields MNGAFIMEKRQYGKTDMQVSVLGFGGAEIGFEEATPDTVGRLLSDALDAGLNVIDTAECYMNSEELIGNAVGSRRDEFHLFTKCGHPESPGVGDWRPESLLQSIERSLKRLHTDRVDLVHLHSCSEAELRKGDVIAALQKAREKGYTRYLGYSGDAQAAKYAVECGAFDSLQTSLSVFDQQSIELTLPLARERQMGVIAKRPIGNAVWRYPSRPDNTYHQPYWDRAQKLKYDFASGDARQAAAIALRFTLSVPGVCTAIVGTKHPGRWRENAALLEAGLLPKDQFEPIRARWHECAESNWIGQV; encoded by the coding sequence ATGAATGGAGCCTTCATCATGGAAAAGCGGCAATACGGCAAGACCGATATGCAGGTGAGCGTGCTCGGTTTCGGCGGGGCCGAGATCGGGTTCGAGGAAGCGACCCCCGACACCGTCGGCCGCTTGCTCAGCGACGCACTCGACGCCGGGCTGAATGTGATCGACACGGCCGAGTGCTACATGAATAGCGAAGAGTTGATCGGCAACGCCGTGGGCAGCCGGCGCGACGAATTTCATCTGTTCACGAAATGTGGGCATCCAGAATCGCCAGGCGTCGGCGATTGGCGCCCCGAGTCGCTTTTGCAGAGCATCGAGCGAAGCTTGAAGCGGCTGCACACCGATCGAGTCGATCTTGTGCACCTGCATAGCTGCTCGGAGGCCGAGCTGCGCAAGGGAGACGTGATCGCGGCGTTGCAGAAGGCTCGCGAAAAGGGCTACACGCGCTACCTCGGCTATAGCGGCGACGCCCAGGCGGCGAAGTATGCCGTCGAATGCGGTGCGTTCGATTCGCTGCAAACATCGCTCAGCGTCTTCGATCAACAATCGATCGAACTGACATTGCCGCTGGCCCGAGAGCGGCAGATGGGCGTGATCGCCAAACGGCCGATCGGCAATGCCGTCTGGCGATATCCGAGCCGGCCCGACAACACCTATCATCAACCCTATTGGGACCGAGCGCAAAAGTTGAAATATGATTTTGCGAGCGGCGACGCTCGGCAAGCGGCAGCCATCGCGCTAAGGTTTACGCTAAGCGTGCCGGGAGTTTGCACGGCGATCGTCGGCACAAAGCATCCGGGCCGGTGGCGCGAAAACGCGGCATTGCTCGAAGCCGGACTATTGCCCAAAGATCAATTCGAGCCAATCCGCGCCCGTTGGCACGAGTGCGCCGAATCGAATTGGATCGGGCAAGTGTAG
- a CDS encoding ATP-binding cassette domain-containing protein — MTEPSENAMIEAVGLSKYYGDFAAIDDVSFKVHRGEVVAFLGPNGAGKSTTMKLLTGYLSATAGVARIEGHDMATDRLAGSRVLGYLPENGPLYPDMTPRSLLEFFADARGMPAARKQERIGAVVDLCALGSVIGKPIGKLSKGFRQRVGMAQVLLHEPEVLILDEPTAGLDPNQIREVRETIRRLGQNKTILLSTHILQEVSAIADRVLFVYEGKLMFDGTVKDFAKDGQSLDERFHALSAAASH, encoded by the coding sequence ATGACTGAACCGTCGGAAAACGCCATGATCGAGGCCGTTGGCCTGTCGAAATATTATGGCGACTTTGCCGCGATCGATGACGTTTCATTCAAGGTCCACCGGGGAGAGGTGGTGGCCTTTCTTGGTCCGAACGGGGCCGGCAAGAGCACGACCATGAAGCTGCTCACCGGCTATCTTTCGGCCACGGCCGGCGTCGCCCGGATCGAGGGGCACGACATGGCCACCGACCGGTTGGCCGGCTCGAGGGTGCTCGGCTATCTGCCGGAAAATGGGCCGCTGTATCCCGACATGACGCCCCGCAGCCTGTTGGAATTTTTTGCCGATGCCCGCGGCATGCCCGCCGCTCGCAAGCAAGAGCGGATCGGCGCGGTGGTCGATCTCTGTGCCTTGGGGAGCGTCATCGGAAAGCCGATTGGAAAGCTTTCCAAGGGCTTTCGGCAACGTGTCGGCATGGCCCAGGTGCTGCTGCACGAACCGGAGGTGCTGATTCTCGACGAACCCACGGCCGGGCTCGACCCGAACCAGATTCGCGAAGTTCGCGAGACAATTCGCCGGCTCGGCCAGAACAAGACGATCCTGCTGTCGACGCACATCCTGCAAGAAGTTTCGGCGATCGCCGATCGCGTGCTGTTTGTTTATGAAGGCAAGTTGATGTTCGACGGCACGGTGAAGGATTTTGCCAAGGATGGCCAATCGCTTGACGAACGGTTCCACGCCCTCAGCGCCGCCGCGTCGCACTAG